From a region of the Argiope bruennichi chromosome 8, qqArgBrue1.1, whole genome shotgun sequence genome:
- the LOC129981323 gene encoding all-trans retinoic acid-induced differentiation factor-like yields the protein MFTLLLSLLSFSLYSVSAQEDCPIQYSCNNTNFNESLVENYCKNHDSNMSGRCCISNETVIGMDLRYCNIKTLNISQPVFEQVEILDLRENDYEKLTSDELINLVKLNYLYLPQHIPCPGGHIAWNITENDHNMTSCMGQLNPCVSLNISCGEEEDAKCHHLGPGTAKCICSPGHFGYKCLNEGEFPVAIFSSSVVFPAIVLSIALWFIQGRDPYKLRAI from the exons atgtttacatTATTACTTTCTCTTTTGTCATTTTCTCTATACAGTGTATCAGCT caAGAAGATTGCCCTATACAGTACAGTTGTAATAACACAAACTTTAATGAGAGCTTGGTGGAAAACTATTGCAAAAATCATGATTCTAACATGAGTGGCAGGTGTTGTATTTCCAATGAAACTGTTATAGG AATGGACTTGAGGTATTGCAATATAAAAACATTGAACATTTCACAGCCTGTTTTTGAGCAAGTAGAAATTTT ggaTTTAAGAGAGaatgattatgaaaaattaactagCGATGAGCTGATTAATCTcgtgaaattaaattatct ATATTTACCTCAACATATTCCTTGCCCAGGTGGCCATATAGCATGGAATATTACTGAAAATGACCATAATATGACATCTTGTATGGGCCAATTGAATCCTTGTGTTTCTCTGAATA TATCTTGTGGAGAAGAAGAGGATGCAAAATGTCATCATTTAGGCCCCGGAACTGCAAAATGCATCTGTAGCCCTGGTCATTTTGGTTACAAATGTTTAAATGAA ggTGAATTTCCAGTTGCTATATTCAGCAGTTCGGTTGTTTTTCCTGCtatagttttaagtatagctTTGTGGTTCATACAAGGACGAGATCCATACAAATTAAGagcaatatag